CGTCTAACTGGGCTCCCCGTTTCcgtccttcctctctttttttggctgcatggcttgtgagatcctagctccccgaccagggattgagcccgcgccctcagcagtgaaccCATGGAATCCTAactactggatcaccagggaatttcctgtcCTTGCTCTCTTTTGATCTGTTGTCCATACAGTAGTCAGAGTGATcctgttgaaaaataaatttgattggCTCAAAACTCCCTGGCTTCCCCTTCTTCACTCACAGTGAAGGACAAAGTTCTTGCTGTGGCCTCCAGGGCACTGCATGGTCTGGCCCAATTCCTCGGTCATCCCTcatttctttctcccctttcACTCTGCTCCCAACACACTGATCTTCGTGCACCAGTCATgtctctgcctcagggcctttgcacttgctctctctctctccctggaatGCTTGTCTCGCAGGCATCTGCACAGCTGGCTAACTTTCTTCAGATCTTTACCCAACTGTTATCTCAATGAGGCCTTCCTATCCAAAACGTCATTCCTCACCATACTTGATAACTTCTTCCCCTGCTTGTTTTTTCCATCTTATCACTATCTAGCATACTGATTATTGGATTACTTATTTTAtgataagtattttatttatattctgtattaacatataaacaaatatatatccGTATTACTTGTTATTATCTTACGGTAGCACCCGTCTCCTGCCCTAGACCATAAGCTTGAGCCCAGGAATTTGTGTCTGCTTCCTCTGCTCTCGCTGGTACCTAGAACGTAGAGCAGGTGTCCAGTAAGCGCTGTTGAGATGGCTGAATGAACACATTCTGGTTAGTGAGAGCTGTTCACGGCTGAGCCATGTAGCACTGTCTTTCATTCCCCGTGCTCCCTAGTTTTTCCTGGTGGTCGTGATCATCTTGTTTCTGCATGGGGTCTATGTATTTGCCATTAACTCGGCTCCAGATCCTCCCCTAACTGGCACACTCACCCTCTCCATCTACCCCACATACTGTGTAATTGTCCCCGCAATGTCTTGCTGCCTCTCAGTTCCATCTTCTTGAAGAAGTCTCTCCCAGAGcgttcttaatttctgttttagattttctGTGGCTAGAGGAGAGAATATTCTTCTCACAGAAGAATACAACCTTCTGAGGTTCATTGAGGCTTATCTTAAGATTTAAGATCTTATTTAATCCAAGATGAAATACTTGGTATTGATTTTTCTTCAAGTtcactcattcttttttcctgtctccatTCTGCCATTAAGCTCATCAAATGAATTTCCCACTTCACTTACTGTACTTTTCAGTGCTAGAATTTTGACcctcttaaaatatgtttttagaaataatttccgTTTCTCTAACTGAAATTCCCGATTTGCCCACTTAGAGTGGTATTTTGCTCCAGTTCTTCgaacatattttcctttaattctctgattatatttaaaataactgctttaaagtctttgtctactaAATCCAATACTTGGGCCATTTTGGCCTTATTTTCTATTGACTGCTTTTCTCTCTTGGGgtcaaattgtctttttttttttttgcatgtttagCAGGTTTTTAATTGTATACTGGAAATACTGGTTGATACTGGCTAGTGACTCTGCATCGTGTTGGAAGGGCACTGATTCATGTCCTAGTAGTCAATTCAGTGACTGACTGATCACCTTGAACCTGTGTGGCTTGTCTTCACGTTCTGTTAGGGCAGAGAGGTGCAAGTCTGACAGTGTTTCTCTAGCCTTTCACCTTGACAGAACGCGGCCTCCAAACCTGAGAGCTTGGTTTAGGGTTTCTTGGGCAGGTGTCGGGAGGCCTGCCTCTTGCCGTGGTCCTCACTCGTAGGGCACAGCCCTCCTGATGTCTCAGCTCCATATCTGGGTCCTTCGCAAGGCGCTAAGGAGGCCTCTTCCCCGTGGCTGGGTTGGAAGATCCCCCAGCACTGTTCAGCCTCCACCTCTGGTGTGTTCTCACCCCCAGAGGAGCCGCTCTCTGGTTAGAACCTGGGAGCCTCACCCTGTGCGCGGAGCCCGCGGGCTAGGACCCACCAGGGCCCCTCCCCCCAATCGCTCCTCATTCCAGTCCCACTAGCTGCTCCAGGCTCCATGCCCTGCTTGGAGTCTAGCCCCCTGTCCTGTGGTCAGAAAACCGTCCCCAGTAGAGTGCTGGCAATTGTGAGGCGCCTTCCATGAGTTTTGCTTCTTTCAAGGATTAGGGTCTTGTGCTGTGTTGTTTACATTCTGAAAACAGTAGCCTCCCATGTTTTTCTCAGTCTCCCGGTTGTTTAAGGAGGGAGGTCTCGAAGGCCACTAAATACTCTGCCAGAGCTGGAGGCTCCCAACCGGCCGCGTCCTGGCTTGCGGCTTGGCTGCTGTCTTGGGATCTCCCTACCACCCGGGGTTTCCCTTCGCCTCTCTTTTGAgttgaattctctttctggatCCCCATTTCCTTCGTGTTGGTTGATTTCAGCAGCTTCCTTAGAAAGGGTGGCAGGAAGGTAAATTTTTTGAGGCCCCTATGTCTGAAAATGCCTTTGTTAAACCATCGCACTTGACTCAGTGATTAGGTGGAGAATTCTAGGctggaaattattttcccttgTAATTTTAGGCATCGTTTCATTGAATGTCTAATGCAATATGGATCTTTTCTGTGAAGCCTTCAAAccagtttttcctttctctcttttgttttccctgCAACTTTTTAGGGTCCTTTCTTCCTCACTGTTCTGGAGTTCCCACGGCCaagtgtctgtgggtctgttttccTCCATTGTGTACTTAGTGGGCCTTTTCAATCAGTTCTGGGGAATTTTCTTGAAGCATTTCTTtgattttactattctttttttccaaaactcTTACTATCCTGATGGTGGACCTTCTAGGCTGGTTCCAcaattccttttctctcttttccatctctttgcattttttccccctacttgGAAATTCTTCAAGTTTATCTTCCAACGCTTAtgttgcatttttcatttatgttatatttttaattttcaagagctCGTTTTTCCTTTCCGAATGTTCCCTCTACTTAAAATGAGAGTGTTCTTTTATCATTTCATGGACCTTTTCTTATCTCTGAAAACACTGATGATTATTTTGGAGATTGTTTTGAGAAACTCTGCCTAGTTTCTTTTTCCGCCAAGTTGCCTTTTCCCGTGTCTGCTTGGCCTCTGTGTTTGATGCTCCCCTCTGGGGTGCGGAGGGGAGTCCTAGGTCGTCTGGATCCCAGGCTGGTGTGGTGCCGAGGTCCCGCCTTTCATGTCACCCCTGCGTGAGCTGTGCCCCGGGGCCTGCTTCCTGGAGCCTCTCACCCTGCAGAGCAAATGGGACGTCTCAGGCCGGGGGTTTGGTTTGGCGAGTCGTGGCTCAGAGCGTATCAACCGGTGGACCCCTCTTGTGAGGCCCAGGAAGAGGTGGTCACCTCCACAGTGCCAGGGCCAGAAGCCCTGCCCGCAGGAACTGTCTGAGGCCTCTGGGTCTGTCCCCACCCTGGACGCCCCTTGAGAACGGGATAGAGAGGCACCCAGAGCGCTTGTGCCAGTGGAGGAGGGTGGATGGCCTGCGGCTCAGGATGTCATCTTCAGGGCCCCGAGGACCTGTGGTCTGCGGAGCAGAGAAGGCAGGCCCTGAGCCGCTGAGAGCCCTGGACCCGCCCATTCTGGTGCCCTCCGCGGCTCAGCCTCCTGGCCCGGGCACAGTGACCATCCAGGTTGGCCCCTGGCCCAGCTTCTGCCGCCCTACCTGGGGTCTCTGCCGCCAtcgtgctgctgctgctggaagcCAGGGATGCTCCCGCCCCGCCGGGCGCCCATCCAGGCAGGCCTGGCAGCGGCCCTGATGGGTGCTGGTGAAGTGAGGACCTGGGCGGGAGGAAGGTTGGGACCGGGGTTAGGGTTAGCAGGCTGCGCCAGCTGATGGCAGAGGCCGCCTGAGAGGAGCCTCCCCGGGCCGTCCCTGCCCAGCGTGAGCATCTTCCCTGGCGCCGCTGAGGCAGAACAGAGAGCCCGAGCGCTGGGGGCCTCCCGACGGTGGGGGCAGCGGGCACTCACGGCCCAGAGGGGCAGGCAGTAGACACGGCGCCAGCAGCGAGCCTGGTGTCCAGGGCAGAGAGGATTCGGGGTCCAGTGTGCTTCCCGCCACGGTGCAGAACCCACCCCCTTGTCTTGGGACTCTGGAGGTGGAAACGGGGCTGCCCGCCTCCACGTTGCTCCCCCCGTCCTGCTCAGGCCGCTGAGTTGCCTTCCAAGGGCTCAGAAGGCCCCTCCGCTCTGTCCACCTTCGGGCCCCTCCTACGTGGGGCCTGCCGAGCTGTGGCCGGTGGCCTGCCCCCGAAGCGGCACTttgggggtgggtctgggggctcGGCCTCCCCGTCCCCTGTGCTCGGCTGCACCCCCGGGTTCACGGGACCCCTGTTCCTTTAGCTGCAGATCTGGGACACGGCTGGCCAGGAGCGCTTCCGCACCATCACCCAGAGCTACTACCGCAGCGCCAACGGGGCCATCCTGGCATACGACATCACCAAGAGGAGCTCCTTCCTGTCGGTGCCTCACTGGATCGAGGACGTGAGGAAGTACGCGGGCTCCAACATCGTGCAGCTGCTCATCGGTGAGCGGGGGCCCCTGCGGTCCGcccgtctgtctgtctgtctgtctcagtctctctctcctttctaaaCAAAGGGCAAACAGAGCACAGAGAGGGCTGAGCTTGGCCAGGTAGGAGCGGAGCCAGGACCATGATCTAGAAAATTCGGGGACTTCGCTgttggtccggtggttaagactctgagcttccactgcagggggcacgggttcgatccctgctcaggggactaagatcccacgtgccacgaggcgcggccaaaaaaaaaagaaacttcggATCCTGCTAATCACTTGTAAAGTTACAGTCAAAGTGGAAATGAGACGACGCAGGCCAGGAAGCCGTCTCCACGTGGCCGCACCTTGGCCCAGGCTAGTTCGGTCTTCATCATGTGTGTTCTCATAACCCTGCCTGCTCCTCATGTGTCAGGGACGGGGCCGAGGGTCAGAAAAGTGAAGTCATTTATCCCGTGCACATAGCCTGTGAGCATGTAAACGTGGCCGATCGTGATTCAGTGGCCTGCTCTGTCGGCCACCCTGCAGGGGGTGCTTCTCAGGCGTCCACGCTCCTCCCAGCCACTCTGAAGTCTTGGTGGAGGGCAGACGCCGGCACCACCCGCAGAGCATCTCACTCGGAAGCACTGGGTGGGCCCACGcgtgtgcatttctaacaagttcccgggTGACACAGTGATCCCACTTTGAGAACCGACGCTGCAGGGGGTGCCGTGACCTCCATTTTACCTTTTCCTCCTGCATAAACTTCTCGGGCCTGGATTCAAGAAGCTTTGGACCATGTGTGTGGTCCCTGGGGTGCTCGTCCCAACAGGCTGATTCCTCTAAGGTGAGCAAGTGCAGATGGGCCTGGACTGGGGTGTGGGTGCTCTAGGCGGACTGGACTCCCCGGGCAGGAAGGGAGTCCTCCCTACGTGGCCTGATGCTCCCCTTTCatccaggactttttttttttttttttagttttttattattttggccacgccgctcggcttgcaggatcttagttccctgaccagggatcgaaccggggccccctgcagtggaagcgcaaagccctaaccactggactgccagggaattcccaatccaggacttttaaaataaaacattctatcATAGAGCACTCTATACAAGGACGTAAAAGGAATAGCGTAACAAACCCCAGATTCAGCAGAGCCGGCAAGTCCTGTCCACGGTCATTTCAGCCCTCGGCCCCTCCCCCGACCTCATATTATTTTGAGGCAAATCCCAACACCAAatgatttcatttgcaaatgttccaGCATGAATctataaaagatacaaacacttaaaaaatatataataacagtACGCTTTTCACATTTAAAACGTACTGACATCTCCTAATACAATCAACTTAGCTGATCTGTGGTCAGATTTATAATTGCTCATAAATATCacatgtggttttcttttcagtttgtggaaatcaggatccaaataagtTCCAAACATTGAAATTGGTTGCTGCATTGTTTAAGGTTACCGAAgaaattgtagattttttttttctctttttttggccattctgcgtggcttgtgggatcttagatccccgacgcgggactgaacctgggctctGGCAGTGAAAACAACAAGCcataaccactagaccgccagggaagtccctagatcttCACAGatgcttatctatttttttgtcCCTATAATCAGATTATAAAAGTCAATCGcttagagacttaaaaaaaattcttgtagaAATTGGACCAAGGAGCAAGTGACCagattatttaaaacataacGAGACATCTCACACCTCATGGGAGAAGGAAAGGTGTGCTCTCAGGGGCAGCTGTAGTCTGTGCTCTCATtatcagaaaagcaaaataatcaaAACCCACAATCttacagagaatttaaaaattccaaaggaaaatatgagagcataaataatcagaaaaatgacaaaattttagccagaaaaaaatagcaaggCCAGATTTCTTTAACTTCAGCATTGGTGGAGTGCCCGCTAGGTGCTAGCTTGTGTCCACCGTGTCATTTAATGTCTGCTCTGCAGAAGGTGGTGTCGTAGATGGGGGGCTGAGACTCAGAGATGGAGTGAGTTACCCGAGCGTCACACAGCAGGTGACGGGAAGCTGGCGTCTCTACCCAGGTCTTCTTCCAGCTCTAAGCACCGTGTTCTTTTCACCAAACCTTCCCGCTTCTATTTCTtaggaaaaagcaataaaatgcaCAAGCCCCTGGCAAAGATAAGGAAGAGATGAGATGAGGGACTAAAGGATGGAATAAGAGCATTAAAGGTAGACTCTCCCGGCTCGCTGCCTTTAGCTGTAGCCGCGCccacctgggccctgggcctCACCACTGCCCCACCTCCCCGCAGGGAACAAGTCGGACCTCAGGGAGCTGAGGGAGGTGCCGCTGGCCGAGGCGCAGAGCCTGGCAGAGCACCACGACATCCTGTGCGCCATCGAGACGTCGGCCAAGGACTCGAGCAACGTGGAGGAGGCCTTCGTGAGGGTGGCCACGGAGCTGGTCATGCGGCACGGGGGCCCTCTGCTCAGCGAGAAGGGCACTGACCACATCCAGCTGGACAGCAAGGACATCGGAGAGAGCTGGGGCTGCGGGTGCTGACCGGGGTGCAGGGCAGGCAGGCGGGGCTGCCCCACCTCCTCCCGCCCTGTGGCCTC
The DNA window shown above is from Phocoena phocoena chromosome 10, mPhoPho1.1, whole genome shotgun sequence and carries:
- the RAB43 gene encoding ras-related protein Rab-43; translated protein: MAGPGPGDPDEQYDFLFKLVLVGDASVGKTCVVQRFKTGVFSERQGSTIGVDFTMKTLEIQGQRVKLQIWDTAGQERFRTITQSYYRSANGAILAYDITKRSSFLSVPHWIEDVRKYAGSNIVQLLIGNKSDLRELREVPLAEAQSLAEHHDILCAIETSAKDSSNVEEAFVRVATELVMRHGGPLLSEKGTDHIQLDSKDIGESWGCGC